One genomic segment of Limnothrix sp. FACHB-406 includes these proteins:
- a CDS encoding D-alanyl-D-alanine carboxypeptidase family protein: MDASDRAEKAESNQTAKPSSAAGVGPQVSKRSRPDRASELEAGLLTVMGSAEVPEAVRDANQQAVNGPARPQGRPWLGILGGLLGLGAIAAGGFAYLWSARQLPNAWQARLDQMIGSTPSPTAPASPTPDPNSLLGHLPYEEAPQSELSPISNDGQMRLRRSAARAYRSMAAAARADGVNLVVLSAFRSVEQQQSVFFNIKAARNQAATKRAEVSAPPGYSEHHTGYAVDIGDANAPSTNLNQNFERTRAFRWLADHAARFNFELSFPEGNRQGVSYEPWHWRFVGDRNSLETFYKARQQGVERSGSGPSGTEVPESTPTPTDRPGSSSESDEMDSPIESRPDAVDQKDRESQDSQDSNNSQPSPRSLIDRS; the protein is encoded by the coding sequence ATGGATGCTTCGGATAGGGCTGAGAAGGCTGAATCGAACCAAACTGCCAAGCCTTCCTCGGCGGCGGGAGTTGGCCCCCAAGTGTCAAAACGCTCGCGCCCCGATCGCGCTTCAGAGTTGGAAGCTGGCTTGCTGACGGTGATGGGCAGTGCCGAAGTGCCGGAAGCGGTGCGCGATGCGAATCAACAGGCGGTGAATGGGCCGGCGCGGCCCCAGGGGCGGCCCTGGCTGGGTATTTTGGGGGGATTGTTGGGTCTCGGGGCGATCGCGGCGGGCGGTTTTGCCTACCTTTGGTCAGCGCGACAGTTGCCCAATGCCTGGCAAGCACGCTTAGACCAAATGATCGGTAGCACCCCCAGCCCCACGGCTCCCGCCAGCCCTACGCCGGATCCCAACTCCCTGTTGGGCCATTTGCCCTACGAAGAAGCACCCCAATCGGAACTTAGCCCCATTAGCAATGATGGCCAGATGCGATTGCGGCGATCGGCCGCTCGGGCCTATCGCTCCATGGCCGCTGCGGCTCGGGCGGATGGGGTGAATTTGGTGGTGCTGTCGGCGTTTCGCTCCGTGGAGCAACAACAGTCCGTGTTTTTCAACATCAAGGCTGCCCGCAACCAAGCGGCTACCAAGCGGGCTGAGGTGAGTGCGCCCCCCGGCTATAGCGAACACCACACGGGCTATGCGGTGGATATTGGGGATGCCAATGCGCCTTCAACCAATTTGAATCAGAACTTTGAACGAACGAGAGCTTTCCGCTGGCTGGCGGATCATGCGGCTCGGTTTAATTTTGAGTTGTCGTTTCCGGAGGGCAATCGTCAAGGCGTGTCCTATGAACCTTGGCATTGGCGCTTTGTGGGCGATCGCAACAGTCTGGAAACCTTCTATAAGGCTCGTCAGCAAGGGGTTGAACGATCGGGGAGTGGCCCTTCTGGGACTGAGGTTCCTGAATCTACGCCAACGCCAACCGATCGCCCCGGTTCATCCTCTGAGTCTGATGAGATGGACTCCCCGATCGAGTCGCGTCCTGATGCGGTGGATCAGAAAGATCGCGAAAGCCAGGATTCTCAGGATTCTAATAACTCGCAGCCATCTCCTCGCTCTCTGATCGATCGCTCCTAG
- a CDS encoding ribonuclease D encodes MLENFQVFEQDLSAEALADYRQASALAIDTETMGLKPWRDRLCLVQICNPAGQVAVVRIARGQTGAPNLKQLLENEAIEKVFHFARFDVAMLQYHLEIATNPIFCTKIASKLARTYSPKHGLKDLINELEGVELDKRQQSSDWGNAVNLSVAQLEYASNDVRYLLSARQKLMAMLQREERWELAQQCFVALQTIVQLDLLQYENIFEH; translated from the coding sequence ATGCTAGAAAATTTCCAGGTTTTTGAACAAGATTTATCAGCAGAAGCCCTGGCTGACTATCGCCAAGCCTCTGCCCTGGCGATCGATACGGAAACTATGGGCCTTAAACCCTGGCGCGATCGCCTCTGTTTGGTACAGATTTGTAATCCGGCGGGGCAAGTGGCCGTGGTGCGAATTGCCCGAGGGCAGACTGGTGCACCAAACCTGAAGCAGCTTTTAGAAAATGAGGCGATCGAGAAGGTTTTCCACTTTGCCCGTTTTGATGTGGCCATGTTGCAATACCACCTGGAGATTGCCACGAACCCCATTTTTTGCACCAAAATTGCTAGTAAATTAGCCCGCACCTACAGCCCCAAACATGGCCTCAAAGACCTGATTAATGAACTGGAAGGGGTGGAGTTGGATAAACGCCAGCAGAGTTCCGATTGGGGCAATGCGGTGAATTTATCGGTGGCGCAATTGGAATATGCTTCCAATGATGTGCGCTATTTGCTCAGTGCTCGACAGAAACTAATGGCAATGTTGCAGCGTGAAGAACGTTGGGAATTGGCCCAGCAATGTTTTGTGGCTCTTCAAACGATCGTGCAACTCGATTTGCTGCAATACGAGAATATTTTCGAGCATTAA
- the lpxB gene encoding lipid-A-disaccharide synthase — translation MTKLGTPDRPLRIFLSTGEVSGDLQGALLIQALQRAAASRGQVLEITALGGPRMAAAGARLIFDTSAIGSIGLWEALPFVIPTLKLQWQTKATLRQQPPDVAVFIDYIGPNLTMGHFFKRQLPQVPTAYYIAPQEWVWSLGDRNTTQVVGLTDVILAIFPQEATYYQRYGAAVKWIGHPLIDRLAQAPDRAAARQHWGLSTDELAVVLLPASRRQELKLLMPSLFAAARQVQDHHPKARFLIPVSLPAYRPAIEQAIAEFGLQAEIVGDSLLAMAAADLALTKSGTVNLELALLKVPQVVIYKVSPITAWIARHLLKFSITFMSPPNLVAEQAIVPELMQEQASPDRIAQEAIALLQPDRAAQLQQDYQAMRDRLGGDGATDRAAQEILNLI, via the coding sequence ATGACTAAATTGGGAACGCCCGATCGCCCTTTGCGGATTTTTCTGAGCACGGGGGAAGTGTCCGGGGACTTGCAGGGGGCCCTGTTGATCCAGGCCTTACAGCGGGCAGCAGCGTCTCGGGGCCAGGTTTTGGAAATTACGGCGCTCGGGGGGCCGCGCATGGCGGCGGCGGGGGCCCGGCTGATTTTTGATACGAGTGCGATCGGTTCGATCGGCCTTTGGGAGGCTCTGCCCTTCGTCATTCCGACCCTGAAGCTCCAATGGCAAACCAAAGCCACCCTCCGCCAGCAACCGCCCGATGTGGCCGTTTTTATTGACTACATTGGCCCCAATTTGACCATGGGCCATTTCTTTAAGCGCCAATTGCCCCAAGTGCCCACCGCTTACTACATTGCGCCCCAAGAGTGGGTGTGGTCTTTGGGCGATCGCAACACCACGCAGGTGGTGGGGCTGACGGATGTGATTCTGGCAATTTTTCCCCAGGAAGCCACCTACTATCAACGCTACGGAGCCGCCGTGAAGTGGATTGGGCATCCGTTGATCGATCGCTTGGCCCAAGCCCCCGATCGGGCCGCCGCCCGCCAGCATTGGGGACTGAGCACCGATGAATTGGCGGTGGTGTTGCTGCCGGCCTCCCGTCGCCAAGAGCTAAAACTCTTGATGCCCAGCCTTTTTGCGGCCGCTCGCCAAGTGCAGGATCATCACCCCAAGGCTCGGTTTTTGATCCCGGTTTCTCTGCCCGCTTACCGACCCGCCATTGAACAGGCGATCGCTGAATTTGGTCTCCAGGCGGAAATTGTCGGTGATAGCTTGCTGGCCATGGCCGCCGCCGACTTAGCCTTGACCAAATCTGGCACGGTGAATTTGGAGTTGGCGCTGTTGAAAGTGCCGCAGGTGGTGATTTACAAAGTGAGTCCAATCACCGCTTGGATCGCCCGTCATCTGCTGAAGTTTTCAATTACATTCATGTCGCCGCCCAATTTGGTGGCCGAACAGGCGATCGTCCCGGAGTTGATGCAGGAACAGGCCAGCCCCGATCGAATTGCCCAAGAGGCGATCGCCCTGCTGCAACCCGATCGGGCCGCCCAGCTTCAGCAGGACTACCAAGCCATGCGCGATCGGCTCGGGGGCGACGGCGCAACCGATCGGGCAGCCCAGGAAATCTTGAACCTGATTTAA
- the lpxA gene encoding acyl-ACP--UDP-N-acetylglucosamine O-acyltransferase, which yields MKAAIHPTAIVHPDAELHPTVTVGPYAVIGPAVSIGAETQIGPHVILDGYTTLGERNQIFAGAAIGTEPQDRKYQGALSQTIIGNDNKIREYVTINRATHEGEVTQVGDGNLLMAYSHVAHNCLIEDGVVIANGVALAGHVTIESRATIGGVLGVHQFVKIGRLAMVGGMSRIDRDVPPFMLVEGSPGRVRTLNRVGLKRAGYDELDNGLTTQTLNKAFRILYRSEATLEQALEELMLLPSCEALQHLIRFLQQSKAGRRGPMTGRKPHRSSHD from the coding sequence ATGAAAGCAGCGATTCATCCGACGGCGATCGTTCATCCCGACGCAGAACTCCATCCCACGGTGACAGTCGGCCCCTATGCCGTCATTGGCCCCGCCGTTTCGATCGGGGCCGAAACTCAGATTGGCCCCCATGTGATCCTTGACGGTTACACCACCTTGGGGGAACGAAACCAAATTTTTGCAGGAGCCGCGATCGGCACAGAGCCTCAAGATCGCAAATATCAAGGGGCCCTCAGCCAAACGATCATTGGCAACGACAACAAAATTCGCGAATACGTGACCATCAACCGCGCCACCCACGAAGGGGAAGTGACCCAAGTGGGGGACGGAAACCTGTTGATGGCCTACAGCCACGTGGCCCACAACTGCCTCATTGAAGATGGGGTGGTGATTGCCAATGGGGTGGCCTTGGCGGGCCATGTGACGATCGAGTCGCGGGCCACCATTGGCGGCGTGTTGGGAGTTCATCAATTTGTCAAGATTGGCCGGTTGGCCATGGTCGGCGGCATGAGCCGGATCGATCGGGACGTGCCGCCGTTTATGTTGGTGGAGGGCAGCCCCGGCCGAGTGCGCACCTTGAACCGTGTGGGGCTGAAGCGGGCCGGCTATGACGAGCTAGACAACGGCCTGACCACCCAAACCCTGAACAAAGCCTTTCGGATTTTGTATCGTTCTGAGGCCACGCTGGAGCAAGCCCTTGAGGAACTCATGCTGCTGCCCTCCTGCGAAGCGTTGCAACACTTGATTCGGTTTTTGCAGCAGTCTAAGGCGGGACGGCGGGGCCCGATGACCGGCCGCAAACCCCACCGCAGCAGCCATGACTAA
- the fabZ gene encoding 3-hydroxyacyl-ACP dehydratase FabZ yields MSTVSAPEPVVTAQTQDTTTTDQADRPVGPTTFTVEDIHRLLPHRYPFALVDRIIDYVPGKRAVGLKNVTFNEPHFQGHFPNRPIMPGVLIVEAMAQVGGVVLTQMQDNPGQGLFMFGGIDKVRFRRPVVPGDQLIMTVELLWVKQKRFGKMHGRAEVEGQLACEGELMFSLVD; encoded by the coding sequence ATGTCCACTGTTTCTGCTCCAGAACCCGTTGTCACCGCCCAGACCCAGGACACAACCACAACGGATCAGGCCGATCGCCCCGTTGGGCCCACCACCTTCACCGTTGAAGACATTCACCGGTTGCTTCCCCACCGCTACCCCTTCGCCTTGGTCGATCGAATCATCGACTATGTTCCCGGTAAGCGGGCCGTGGGGCTAAAAAATGTCACCTTCAATGAACCCCACTTCCAAGGCCACTTTCCCAATCGCCCGATCATGCCAGGGGTGCTGATTGTGGAAGCCATGGCTCAGGTGGGCGGCGTGGTGCTCACCCAAATGCAAGACAACCCCGGTCAAGGCTTGTTCATGTTTGGGGGCATTGACAAAGTGCGCTTCCGTCGGCCCGTGGTTCCCGGCGATCAACTGATCATGACCGTCGAACTGCTTTGGGTGAAGCAAAAACGCTTCGGCAAAATGCACGGCCGGGCGGAAGTGGAAGGGCAACTGGCCTGTGAGGGCGAGTTGATGTTCTCCCTGGTGGACTAG
- the lpxC gene encoding UDP-3-O-acyl-N-acetylglucosamine deacetylase, producing the protein MAIAPEIQRPIAPLRTLGQAFSRSGVGLHSGLPVTLWVQPSLEPGIRFVRTDLPDRPVIPAHWDLVSQTQLSTEVRSPQDPQATVRTIEHLMAALVACGVGAAQVEINGPEVPLLDGSAIEWCRAIALAGLRALPSTRTPATDPATIAEPLWIPEGDAFVAALPAAELRFSYGIDFALPAIGNQWHSWSPGAAFCPIEPEPQPGSFAHDIAPARTFGLAHQIEQLRAANLIRGGSLDNALVCGEAGWLNPPLRYENEPARHKILDLVGDLALLGTIPRAHYLAYKASHRLHGQLVAKLAAMIGNGSSIESRSAID; encoded by the coding sequence ATGGCGATCGCGCCGGAGATCCAGCGCCCGATCGCCCCCCTACGCACCCTCGGCCAGGCCTTTAGTCGATCGGGCGTGGGGCTACATTCCGGATTGCCCGTAACCCTGTGGGTGCAGCCCAGCCTGGAACCGGGTATTCGGTTTGTGCGTACGGATTTGCCCGATCGCCCGGTCATTCCCGCGCATTGGGATTTAGTTTCTCAAACGCAACTGTCCACGGAGGTTCGATCGCCCCAAGATCCGCAAGCCACCGTCCGCACGATCGAGCACCTGATGGCCGCCTTGGTCGCCTGTGGCGTGGGGGCGGCCCAGGTGGAAATTAATGGGCCCGAAGTACCCCTGTTGGACGGTTCCGCCATTGAATGGTGTCGGGCGATCGCCCTAGCTGGTCTGCGGGCCTTGCCGAGCACCCGCACGCCAGCAACCGATCCGGCAACCATTGCTGAACCCCTTTGGATCCCTGAGGGCGATGCTTTTGTGGCCGCCTTGCCCGCCGCGGAACTGCGATTTAGCTATGGGATTGACTTTGCCCTACCCGCGATCGGCAACCAATGGCACAGTTGGTCACCCGGAGCAGCCTTCTGCCCGATCGAGCCGGAACCCCAACCCGGCTCCTTTGCCCACGACATTGCCCCTGCCCGCACCTTTGGCTTAGCCCACCAAATTGAACAACTGCGGGCCGCCAACCTGATCCGAGGTGGCAGCCTGGACAATGCCCTAGTCTGTGGCGAAGCGGGCTGGCTGAATCCGCCCTTGCGGTATGAAAATGAGCCAGCGCGTCATAAAATCTTAGACTTAGTTGGCGACTTGGCCCTGCTCGGAACCATTCCGCGCGCCCATTACTTGGCCTACAAAGCCAGCCATCGTCTTCATGGGCAACTGGTGGCCAAACTGGCGGCAATGATTGGCAATGGGTCTTCGATCGAAAGTCGGTCGGCAATTGATTGA
- a CDS encoding BamA/TamA family outer membrane protein: MRVLRLMILWPVLAASATIVSVTSPAARATEPPTATESAAASTAESATKPTTDSASATQSTAELATESVAATPELSPVSPAVTANPVPPAPIAVAAGPTAPTPTANPVNGTIAAGPAQPSPQPSTGAIAQGEPAPSPATEEPAAPEQTPTEARVLVAEVVVAGAEATLQEEVYKVIRTRPGQTATRSQLQEDINRIFATGLFANVRAVPDDTPLGVRVTFEVTPNPVLQAVRIEGSTVLPATEIDRIFSPLYGSTLNLNKLQESIKQLTQWYQSNGYVLAQVVGSPRVGRDGNVTLEVAEGQIEDINITFLNDEGKPTNEDGTTVTGRTRDFIVFREMDTKPGAVFNRDQIQKDLRRVFGLGIFEDVQLTLNPGTDPRKVDVSVNLQEKNTAVLGTEVGFSSTSGIFGSVSFQEQNLGGNNQKLGAEVQLSERGLGFDLSFTDPWIAGDPNRTSYTVNLYKRRSISLIFDGGEREVELDNGDLPRVDRTGGRVVFSRPLSSTWSGSLGAEFQHVRIVDRDGDLSPEDEDGNQLAFNEDGKDDIFTLQLALTNDRRNDRVTPTQGSFFRVGLDQAIPITGIFFTRLRANYSRYFPVEFTKFTNGPETIAVNLQAGGVFGDLPPYEAFPLGGTNSVRGFDEGEVGSGRYFFQSSVEYRFPLLKVTEQIPVGGVLFLDFATDLGSGEDVPGQPAVVREKPGWGVGYGVGLRARTPFGPIRLDYGWNSEGGNRLHFGIGERF; encoded by the coding sequence ATGCGTGTTTTGCGTTTGATGATCCTGTGGCCAGTGCTGGCTGCAAGTGCCACGATCGTCTCGGTGACCAGTCCAGCAGCCCGGGCGACAGAACCACCCACGGCGACGGAATCGGCAGCAGCATCAACGGCGGAATCGGCAACGAAGCCAACCACGGACTCGGCATCGGCCACCCAGTCAACGGCGGAGCTAGCCACGGAATCCGTGGCCGCGACTCCGGAGTTGTCGCCGGTTTCCCCAGCGGTCACGGCCAATCCTGTGCCCCCCGCCCCGATCGCGGTGGCCGCCGGCCCGACAGCACCAACCCCAACGGCCAACCCGGTCAACGGCACGATCGCCGCCGGGCCCGCACAGCCCAGCCCCCAGCCCTCAACCGGGGCGATCGCCCAAGGGGAACCTGCCCCCAGCCCAGCCACCGAAGAACCCGCCGCCCCTGAGCAAACCCCAACTGAAGCCAGAGTTCTGGTTGCGGAAGTGGTTGTGGCCGGCGCAGAAGCCACCTTGCAAGAGGAGGTTTACAAAGTCATTCGCACCCGGCCAGGTCAAACGGCCACCCGCAGCCAACTGCAAGAGGACATCAACCGCATTTTTGCCACGGGACTATTCGCCAACGTGCGTGCCGTGCCGGACGACACCCCCTTGGGGGTACGGGTCACCTTTGAGGTCACCCCCAACCCGGTTTTACAGGCGGTGCGAATTGAAGGCTCCACGGTGCTGCCAGCCACGGAAATTGATCGGATCTTCAGCCCCCTGTATGGCTCCACCCTGAACCTGAACAAGCTGCAAGAGTCGATCAAACAGCTCACCCAGTGGTATCAGTCCAATGGCTATGTGCTGGCCCAAGTGGTGGGATCGCCGCGCGTGGGTCGAGACGGCAACGTGACCCTGGAAGTGGCGGAAGGGCAAATTGAAGACATCAACATCACCTTCCTGAACGACGAGGGCAAACCCACCAACGAAGATGGCACAACGGTCACCGGCCGCACCCGCGATTTCATTGTGTTCCGCGAAATGGACACCAAACCGGGCGCAGTGTTTAACCGCGATCAAATTCAGAAGGATTTGCGGCGCGTCTTTGGACTGGGCATTTTCGAAGATGTGCAGTTAACCCTCAATCCCGGCACGGATCCGCGCAAGGTGGATGTGTCGGTGAATCTTCAGGAGAAAAACACCGCCGTTTTGGGAACGGAAGTGGGCTTTAGCTCCACCAGCGGCATTTTTGGTTCCGTCAGTTTCCAGGAACAAAACCTGGGGGGCAATAACCAAAAGCTGGGCGCAGAAGTGCAACTGTCGGAGCGGGGTTTGGGCTTTGACCTCAGCTTCACGGATCCTTGGATTGCGGGTGACCCCAACCGAACGTCCTACACGGTGAACCTCTACAAGCGGCGATCGATCTCGCTGATTTTTGATGGGGGTGAGCGCGAAGTGGAGTTGGACAATGGCGATCTGCCTCGGGTCGATCGCACCGGGGGGCGCGTGGTCTTTAGCCGGCCCCTGTCCAGCACCTGGAGCGGCTCCTTGGGGGCAGAGTTCCAGCATGTGCGCATTGTCGATCGCGATGGCGACCTCAGCCCCGAAGACGAAGATGGCAACCAACTGGCCTTCAACGAGGACGGCAAGGACGACATCTTCACCCTGCAACTGGCCCTGACCAACGATCGCCGAAACGATCGAGTCACCCCCACCCAAGGCTCCTTCTTCCGGGTGGGTCTGGATCAAGCCATTCCCATTACCGGTATTTTCTTCACCCGACTGCGGGCCAACTACAGCCGCTATTTCCCGGTGGAATTCACCAAGTTCACCAACGGCCCCGAAACGATCGCCGTGAACCTGCAAGCGGGCGGCGTGTTTGGAGACTTGCCTCCCTATGAAGCTTTCCCCCTAGGCGGCACCAACTCCGTGCGCGGGTTTGATGAAGGCGAGGTGGGCAGCGGTCGCTACTTCTTCCAATCTTCGGTGGAATATCGCTTCCCCCTGTTGAAGGTAACGGAACAAATTCCCGTGGGCGGCGTGCTGTTCCTGGACTTTGCCACCGACCTTGGATCTGGGGAAGATGTGCCCGGGCAACCGGCCGTGGTGCGTGAAAAGCCCGGTTGGGGTGTGGGCTATGGGGTTGGACTGCGGGCCCGCACGCCCTTTGGCCCAATCCGGCTGGATTATGGCTGGAACAGCGAGGGCGGCAATCGACTGCACTTTGGTATCGGTGAGCGGTTCTAG